From the genome of Alosa alosa isolate M-15738 ecotype Scorff River chromosome 18, AALO_Geno_1.1, whole genome shotgun sequence, one region includes:
- the hmx2 gene encoding homeobox protein HMX2, with protein sequence MSNSEDSGSKCSPAPISSFTIQSILGTPSESARSTGKESCKPPQPRKRTLSVSSEEECSGGEDCFCSDPGLPETCNRHQSLNFACLGATKGLISGQNGLERRPHLTQPLLPDYREDQEGACSQMSPISEDRQRDGSDKPNGSAKKKTRTVFSRSQVYQLESTFDMKRYLSSSERACLASSLQLTETQVKTWFQNRRNKWKRQLSAELEAANMAHASAQTLVGMPLVFRENSLLRVPVPRSIAFPTPLYYPGSSLPALPLYNLYNKIDY encoded by the exons ATGAGTAACTCCGAGGACAGCGGAAGCAAATGTTCGCCCGCCCCAATTTCTAGCTTTACCATTCAGTCAATACTGGGTACACCGTCCGAAAGTGCACGATCTACAGGCAAGGAGAGCTGCAAGCCACCGCAGCCCAGGAAACGCACCCTTTCTGTGTCTTCGGAAGAGGAATGCAGCGGAGGAGAAGACTGTTTCTGCTCTGACCCAGGTCTACCTGAGACCTGCAACCGACATCAATCCCTCAACTTTGCCTGTCTTG GTGCTACAAAAGGACTAATATCTGGCCAGAATGGGCTCGAGAGACGGCCGCATTTAACACAGCCCTTACTACCGGACTACAGAGAGGACCAGGAGGGGGCATGCAGTCAAATGTCGCCCATTTCcgaggacagacagagagatggctCGGACAAACCAAATGGTTCTGCAAAGAAGAAGACGCGCACTGTGTTCTCCCGGAGTCAGGTGTATCAGCTGGAATCCACCTTTGATATGAAACGTTATTTGAGCAGTTCCGAGCGGGCCTGCCTCGCCTCCAGCCTTCAGTTAACGGAAACTCAGGTGAAGACATGGTTTCAGAATCGGAGAAACAAGTGGAAGCGTCAACTCTCCGCGGAATTGGAGGCTGCTAACATGGCGCACGCTTCGGCGCAGACTCTAGTTGGAATGCCGCTAGTTTTCCGAGAGAATTCCTTGCTCCGAGTTCCGGTTCCGAGGTCTATTGCATTTCCAACTCCATTGTACTACCCAGGAAGCAGTTTACCGGCGTTACCTTTGTACAATCTTTATAACAAGATTGACTATTGA